One stretch of Actinomycetota bacterium DNA includes these proteins:
- a CDS encoding archease, giving the protein MIAGKYFEVIDYTSDVKIKAYGKTMKELFENSAKGMFFLISENKEHDLKVRQEISIFAGYKVSYEDMLLLWLEKLLFYHETKKILFFDFRINSLFLDNYDNDKNFCSTPEAGSFLKAEAFGEKINIEKHEILNHIKGPTYHDLSIIRNSERKIFEANIIFDV; this is encoded by the coding sequence ATGATTGCAGGAAAATATTTTGAAGTGATTGATTATACATCCGATGTAAAAATAAAAGCTTATGGCAAGACAATGAAAGAGCTGTTTGAAAACTCTGCAAAAGGAATGTTTTTTCTTATCAGTGAAAATAAAGAGCATGATTTAAAGGTCAGGCAGGAAATATCGATATTTGCCGGATACAAGGTTTCATATGAAGACATGCTTCTTCTCTGGCTTGAAAAGCTGTTATTTTATCACGAAACAAAAAAAATTCTTTTTTTTGATTTCAGGATAAATTCACTTTTTTTAGATAATTATGACAATGATAAGAATTTCTGCTCAACTCCGGAGGCCGGATCATTCCTGAAGGCGGAAGCTTTCGGGGAAAAGATAAATATAGAGAAACATGAAATTCTTAATCATATCAAAGGCCCTACTTATCATGATTTAAGTATAATACGCAATAGTGAAAGAAAGATTTTTGAAGCAAATATAATTTTTGATGTATAG
- a CDS encoding RtcB family protein, producing MDEKNVIKIDNYKFEVILDKEKGMNVPGIIFLDDSLMEAVLQEETINQVINVASLPGIVKASYAMPDIHYGYGFPIGGVAAFDMAEGIISPGGVGFDIACGVRVLRTDFEYSDIKNKIALLMENIFRNVPKGIGTKGRLKLSDREMKDVFLKGALWPVKNNYGYEENLEYIEENGTFPEADPDYVSREALERGRDQLGSLGSGNHFIEIQKVCEIFNRKAADVMGISDNQIVIMIHSGSRGLGHQICSDYLKIMQTASAKYNISLKDRQLACAPLSSPEGIKYFKAMGCAVNFAMANRECLSYWVIQEFEKMFSKSHRKMGMELIYDISHNVAKIETHIIDNKRKTLCVHRKGATRSFGPGHESVPADYRSVGQPVIIPGDMGRYSYIMTGTKKAMSESMGSSCHGAGRLLSRSAAKRKINGAELKNELFSRGIIVLASSMSGLAEEAPQAYKDVAEIVDIAENAGLSRKVAKLVPLGVIKG from the coding sequence ATGGATGAAAAGAATGTAATAAAGATAGACAACTACAAATTTGAAGTAATTCTTGATAAAGAAAAGGGAATGAATGTACCGGGAATAATATTTTTAGATGATTCGCTTATGGAAGCGGTTTTACAGGAAGAAACCATAAATCAGGTCATTAATGTTGCATCTCTTCCCGGAATAGTAAAAGCTTCTTATGCGATGCCTGATATTCATTACGGTTATGGATTTCCCATAGGGGGAGTCGCAGCTTTTGATATGGCAGAAGGGATTATCTCTCCGGGAGGAGTGGGCTTTGATATTGCATGCGGTGTAAGGGTTCTGAGAACGGATTTTGAATACAGCGATATTAAAAACAAGATCGCGCTTCTTATGGAAAACATATTCAGGAATGTTCCGAAAGGCATAGGAACGAAGGGAAGATTAAAGTTGTCAGACAGGGAGATGAAAGATGTTTTTCTGAAAGGGGCTCTGTGGCCTGTAAAAAACAATTATGGATATGAGGAAAACCTTGAGTATATTGAGGAGAACGGGACTTTCCCTGAAGCTGACCCTGACTATGTAAGCAGGGAAGCTCTGGAAAGAGGAAGAGATCAGCTGGGATCTCTGGGATCCGGAAACCATTTTATAGAAATACAAAAAGTCTGTGAAATATTTAACAGAAAAGCCGCAGATGTGATGGGCATCTCAGATAATCAGATTGTAATAATGATTCACTCAGGCTCAAGAGGACTGGGTCATCAGATATGCAGCGATTATCTTAAGATAATGCAGACTGCATCGGCAAAATATAATATCAGTCTTAAAGACCGCCAGCTTGCATGCGCTCCGCTCAGTTCACCTGAGGGAATAAAATATTTTAAAGCAATGGGATGCGCAGTAAATTTTGCAATGGCTAACAGGGAATGTCTGTCTTACTGGGTAATACAGGAATTCGAAAAAATGTTTTCAAAGTCACACAGAAAAATGGGAATGGAACTGATATATGATATATCTCACAATGTTGCAAAAATAGAAACGCATATCATTGACAATAAAAGAAAAACTCTCTGCGTTCATCGCAAAGGAGCGACAAGGTCATTTGGTCCGGGCCATGAATCAGTGCCTGCTGATTACCGGTCAGTCGGACAGCCGGTGATAATACCCGGGGACATGGGAAGATATTCATATATAATGACAGGGACAAAAAAAGCGATGTCGGAAAGCATGGGTTCATCCTGTCACGGAGCGGGAAGGCTGCTCTCAAGATCGGCCGCCAAAAGAAAAATAAACGGCGCTGAGTTAAAAAATGAACTTTTTAGCAGGGGGATTATAGTTCTTGCAAGCAGCATGTCAGGTCTTGCAGAAGAAGCTCCTCAGGCGTATAAAGATGTTGCTGAAATAGTCGACATAGCTGAAAATGCAGGTCTGTCAAGAAAAGTAGCAAAACTTGTTCCGCTTGGAGTTATAAAGGGATAG
- the nifV gene encoding homocitrate synthase has translation MRGINILTEFSQKAGEKIDAKAIKIDDTTLRDGEQTAGVVFANEEKIYIAKMLDDIGVHQIEVGIPAMGGDEKESIKKIASMGLNCSLLAWNRAVISDLQASYECGVDSVAISISSSDIHIEQKLRKTREWVLESVKTAVDFAKKYNLYVSVNAEDASRTDMEFLLQFARNARDAGADRIRYCDTLGIMDPFETFMRIKTIKDIVGIDIEMHMHNDFGMAIANSIAGIKAGAKYVNTTINGLGERAGNAAFEELVMALKLLQGIDLGFNTRKFREISYYVANASDRPVPAWKPIVGSGIFVFESENRVKLYSSDHRNYELFDPEDVGLENKTIIGKYSGLFSLDSKLRSMGYEFSEKELPDLLEIVISKVVSLKRALFDNEIIETCESFKKSR, from the coding sequence ATGAGAGGAATAAACATACTAACCGAATTTTCGCAGAAAGCCGGCGAAAAGATAGATGCCAAGGCCATAAAAATAGATGATACGACACTCAGGGACGGAGAACAGACGGCGGGAGTGGTTTTTGCTAATGAGGAAAAGATATACATAGCAAAAATGCTTGATGATATCGGCGTACATCAGATAGAGGTGGGAATACCGGCAATGGGGGGAGATGAAAAGGAATCAATTAAAAAAATTGCTTCAATGGGGCTTAACTGTAGTCTTCTTGCCTGGAACAGGGCAGTTATTTCCGACCTTCAGGCAAGTTATGAATGCGGCGTGGATTCAGTAGCCATATCCATTTCTTCATCAGATATCCACATTGAGCAGAAATTAAGAAAAACGAGGGAATGGGTTCTTGAAAGTGTAAAAACTGCCGTAGATTTTGCCAAGAAATATAATCTATATGTTTCAGTCAATGCCGAAGATGCATCAAGGACCGACATGGAATTTCTTCTTCAGTTTGCCAGAAATGCAAGAGATGCCGGGGCAGACCGGATCAGATATTGTGATACTCTTGGGATAATGGATCCGTTTGAAACATTCATGCGAATCAAAACAATAAAAGATATAGTCGGAATAGATATAGAAATGCACATGCATAATGATTTCGGCATGGCAATTGCAAACTCAATTGCAGGAATAAAAGCAGGGGCAAAATATGTCAATACAACAATTAACGGACTCGGGGAAAGAGCCGGCAATGCTGCTTTTGAGGAGCTTGTAATGGCTCTTAAATTACTTCAGGGAATTGATCTCGGGTTTAATACCAGAAAATTCCGGGAAATCTCTTATTATGTCGCAAATGCATCAGACAGGCCGGTTCCTGCCTGGAAACCCATAGTAGGTTCAGGCATATTTGTTTTTGAATCCGAAAACAGGGTAAAGCTTTATTCATCTGATCACAGGAATTATGAGCTTTTTGATCCGGAAGATGTGGGACTTGAGAATAAAACCATTATCGGAAAGTATTCAGGACTCTTTTCTCTGGATTCAAAGCTTAGATCAATGGGCTATGAATTCAGCGAAAAAGAGCTTCCCGACCTTCTTGAAATAGTTATAAGTAAAGTAGTTTCCTTAAAAAGAGCGCTTTTTGATAATGAGATTATTGAAACCTGTGAATCATTTAAAAAAAGCAGGTAG
- the aksA gene encoding homoaconitate hydratase (in Methanococcus jannaschii this protein catalyzes the condensation of alpha-ketoglutarate and acetyl-CoA to form trans-homoaconitate; functions in alphaketosuberate synthesis which is a precursor in coenzyme B and biotin synthesis), producing the protein MAAEINNRKINIMDSTLRSGEQTPGVVFSKNEKIRIAKMLDEIGVPDLEVGVPTLASSERDTIREILNLNLSSRIFGYLEALPSNISYVRECGLKNIVITVYTSEGQIKEKYNKSKNLLISRLKDTIREIKKHNIDFIISAEDGTRADLKLLLQIINIAKSKGALRVRICDSVGADDPFKTFLRINTILSTVDFPIEVHTKNNFGMATANGLAAIRAGASSIMTSVNGLAEGTGNAALEEIVMALKYLENIDLGINTSRFREISEYLAKSSSRAIPVWKAIVGTNVFAHESGIHADGVLKNPRNYEVFEPAEVGLTRQLVVGKHSGSHTILHKFKEFGIDLTDIEANEILVLTRAMSVDLKRTLFDKELMYIYKDYRESKKNQEITDDSDNID; encoded by the coding sequence ATGGCAGCTGAAATAAATAACAGAAAAATAAATATTATGGATTCAACCTTAAGGAGTGGTGAACAGACTCCGGGTGTTGTCTTTTCAAAGAATGAAAAAATCAGAATTGCAAAAATGCTTGACGAAATAGGCGTACCTGATCTGGAGGTCGGAGTTCCGACTTTAGCTTCCTCTGAAAGAGACACCATAAGGGAAATCTTAAATCTGAATTTAAGTAGCAGAATTTTCGGCTATCTTGAAGCTTTACCGTCTAACATAAGCTATGTAAGAGAATGCGGACTTAAAAACATCGTTATTACAGTATATACATCTGAAGGACAAATAAAGGAGAAATACAACAAAAGCAAGAACCTCTTAATATCAAGGCTGAAAGATACAATCAGGGAGATAAAGAAACATAATATTGATTTCATTATAAGCGCTGAAGACGGAACAAGAGCTGACCTTAAGCTGCTTCTTCAGATAATCAATATTGCAAAATCGAAAGGAGCATTAAGGGTAAGAATCTGTGACAGTGTGGGAGCAGACGATCCTTTCAAGACTTTTCTTAGAATAAACACCATTTTAAGCACAGTCGATTTTCCCATAGAAGTCCATACCAAAAATAATTTCGGCATGGCTACTGCCAATGGGCTGGCAGCCATAAGAGCGGGGGCTTCAAGCATAATGACTTCCGTGAACGGACTTGCTGAAGGCACCGGAAATGCTGCTCTTGAAGAAATAGTAATGGCATTGAAATATCTTGAGAATATAGATCTTGGGATTAATACATCAAGATTCAGGGAGATTTCCGAATATTTGGCAAAATCATCATCAAGAGCCATACCGGTATGGAAAGCAATTGTAGGAACCAATGTTTTTGCCCATGAGTCAGGCATACATGCAGACGGAGTTCTTAAGAATCCGAGAAACTATGAGGTCTTTGAGCCTGCAGAAGTTGGACTAACCCGTCAGCTGGTTGTCGGTAAACATTCCGGTTCACATACAATACTCCATAAATTCAAGGAATTCGGGATAGATCTTACAGATATTGAAGCCAATGAAATACTTGTGCTTACAAGAGCAATGTCCGTGGATTTAAAAAGAACACTTTTTGACAAAGAACTTATGTATATTTACAAGGACTATAGGGAAAGCAAAAAAAATCAGGAAATTACAGATGATTCAGATAATATTGATTAA